One region of Mycolicibacterium rhodesiae NBB3 genomic DNA includes:
- a CDS encoding nuclear transport factor 2 family protein: protein MRGAEEILRPVLDQWKRGIDAHDPATVADAFTDDAIFQGLRPYSVGPQGVYTYYDAQPQGMTVDYQILESRRLGSDVALGYLAAEFAYRDRESVHLRIGVVVTRTSEDWQITSYQASPVPD, encoded by the coding sequence GTGCGGGGCGCTGAAGAAATCCTGCGGCCGGTGCTGGACCAATGGAAGCGCGGGATCGACGCACATGATCCTGCGACAGTGGCCGATGCGTTCACCGACGATGCGATCTTCCAGGGACTCCGTCCGTACAGCGTTGGGCCGCAGGGGGTTTACACCTACTACGACGCACAGCCACAGGGCATGACGGTCGACTACCAAATCCTGGAGTCCCGCCGACTCGGCTCCGACGTCGCGCTCGGCTACCTGGCGGCGGAATTCGCCTATCGCGACCGGGAATCCGTGCACCTTCGCATCGGTGTCGTCGTCACCCGCACCAGCGAGGACTGGCAGATCACGTCCTATCAGGCCAGCCCGGTGCCGGACTGA
- a CDS encoding SDR family NAD(P)-dependent oxidoreductase, with translation MNTPTRVAVITGASQGIGAGLVQAYRKLGYGVVANSRHIGQSDDPMVHTVAGDISQPGVGQRVIDAAMQQFGRVDTVVNNAGIFIAKPFTEYTDADYDAITGVNMRGFFEVTRSALAVMHAGGHIVNISTSFVDQANSKVPSALASLTKGGLNAATKALAVEYADRGIRANAVALGVISTPMHDPASHEALAALNPMERLGDVDDAVEAVVYLEQAGFVTGEILHVDGGQSAGR, from the coding sequence ATGAACACTCCCACACGGGTCGCCGTCATCACCGGCGCCTCTCAGGGTATCGGCGCGGGTCTGGTGCAGGCGTACCGCAAGTTGGGTTACGGCGTCGTCGCCAACTCCCGGCATATCGGCCAGAGCGACGATCCGATGGTGCACACCGTTGCGGGTGACATCTCGCAGCCCGGTGTCGGCCAGCGCGTGATCGATGCCGCGATGCAGCAGTTCGGCCGGGTCGACACCGTGGTGAACAACGCCGGCATCTTCATCGCCAAGCCCTTCACCGAATACACCGATGCCGACTACGACGCCATCACCGGGGTGAACATGCGCGGCTTCTTCGAGGTCACACGTTCCGCGCTGGCGGTGATGCACGCCGGCGGACACATCGTCAACATCTCCACCAGTTTTGTCGATCAAGCCAACTCGAAAGTGCCATCGGCCCTGGCGTCGCTGACCAAGGGCGGGCTCAATGCTGCCACCAAGGCACTGGCCGTGGAGTACGCCGACCGTGGAATTCGGGCCAACGCAGTCGCACTCGGGGTGATCAGCACACCGATGCACGACCCGGCCAGCCATGAAGCCCTCGCCGCGTTGAATCCCATGGAGCGACTCGGGGACGTCGACGATGCCGTCGAGGCCGTGGTGTACCTCGAGCAGGCCGGCTTCGTCACCGGCGAGATCCTCCACGTGGACGGTGGTCAAAGTGCGGGGCGCTGA
- a CDS encoding LysR family transcriptional regulator — MELRQLRYFVAVAEELNFGRAAQRLRIAGPSLSQQIKALERDLKVTLFDRDRRSVALTSAGAALLPDARALLSAADELRRRAGGLGTSQPVRIGYVNWCPTDWAQRAAGVAQLRVDTWVMPSHAQAARVAEGSLDLAICWVQNSDLDALSLSARLVGVDRLYALAVGSDESPVEARDTVVLVDADAASWSSWNRYGEDFAAACGARVMRTDDGGVTGPTFFEHVRGLGRPVLNNPKGQNEPLPRDLVRRAVVNPSPMWTWSLVWRRNEDNASVQALVDEFTRGVGGFGLGDTSVWLPADDPYQSRDERRG; from the coding sequence ATGGAGCTGCGGCAGCTGCGGTACTTCGTCGCCGTGGCCGAGGAACTCAACTTCGGTCGTGCAGCGCAGCGTCTACGTATCGCCGGGCCGTCGCTGTCTCAACAGATCAAGGCCCTCGAGCGGGATCTCAAGGTGACCCTGTTCGACAGGGACCGCCGTTCCGTCGCACTCACATCGGCAGGCGCCGCATTGCTGCCGGACGCGCGTGCGTTGCTCTCTGCAGCAGACGAGTTACGCAGGCGGGCAGGCGGTCTCGGGACGTCGCAGCCGGTCCGCATCGGTTACGTGAACTGGTGCCCGACGGATTGGGCTCAGCGCGCGGCAGGAGTAGCCCAGTTGCGCGTGGACACCTGGGTGATGCCGTCTCATGCGCAGGCGGCGCGGGTGGCCGAGGGGAGCCTCGACCTCGCGATCTGCTGGGTCCAGAACAGTGACCTCGACGCACTGTCGCTGAGCGCCCGGCTCGTCGGTGTGGACCGGCTCTATGCGCTCGCCGTCGGTTCCGACGAGTCGCCGGTCGAGGCTCGCGACACCGTGGTCCTGGTTGACGCCGATGCCGCCAGCTGGTCGTCGTGGAATCGATACGGCGAGGACTTCGCCGCCGCTTGCGGTGCCCGCGTCATGCGGACCGACGACGGCGGAGTCACCGGTCCGACGTTCTTCGAACATGTGCGGGGGTTGGGGCGTCCCGTCCTCAACAACCCGAAGGGACAGAACGAGCCGCTGCCGAGAGATCTGGTGCGCCGTGCGGTCGTCAACCCGTCACCGATGTGGACCTGGTCGCTGGTGTGGCGGCGCAATGAGGACAACGCGTCGGTCCAGGCCCTGGTCGACGAATTCACCCGGGGTGTAGGGGGTTTCGGTCTCGGGGACACCTCGGTCTGGTTGCCCGCCGACGATCCGTATCAGTCCCGCGACGAGCGCCGCGGCTGA